The genomic DNA tatttttttaaaataaggtatcatttgaatggaaaataaattttctacatcatagtagcaaatacataaattcaaatatcacacacataaccgaaatatggattaatgtaataaaatattaataaaacaagcataggttgacatatcacaaataaacaaaatatttatattacaaacaaaattcaaattaccaacatttatgttcctacaaaacttctgtatactggttaaatggtcaaaatcggcgaaaatttgtcagaaaatgttattattagtcgtaataaatttgaacgaaaataattaacggctcactaatccgattacgACGCAATAGTCAGCCCCACACCGGCAAtcaaagggacaaaaatatctgaagtcgtcgccccaataccttctgaaaaatcagtttgtgtaattatatatcattatttgacagaacaacaaaaaattatcaccaaatttatcctcaaaatcagtaaaaaatgccccCAAGTTGGTAGTTTACGAGTCCGAATCGGAACGCCAACGTGACGCTTTTCGCCGACATGTTTACCAACAAAAGCAAATctgcagtcgggactttgaagttacgttgcgataatctgatccttccatatactgCATCGAGTTCACGCagccatctccttgtataaaacatcgtattcatagtcaaaattgagtggaaatttctacgaacagcacctttatttacattgcaaacgatgttaggggagacagattttgcctcagcgatgttgaaatttgaattttacattgaaaaactcgCGTAAAAAATCCGATCGGAAAATCGCCCATATCACGAgtaagtttccctccactgacctctacacactgagctaatacaaatacaagtcattattgagccgtaacaaaaagaaataaaaccaaaataatccactATATAGCCCAAAATTACCTCCAGAACGTTAGCATGGGCGTCGGCACGGTCACAATTttgcgtaaatttgaacgacattcaaaaattcaaccgtaaactgccgtcggcagctcacacggccttagcgggaatttgatgcttacatacaagtacaatgtgttcccatagctaaacacttgtattcaacgatgtatttcaagtcaaattctgtcgaaatatccaaagatagtgacataatttatatcgtaggccatgttatgagagccgttaattacttccgccatgttgaaattcgatttcgtgggcgaaaaacgcacaaaaaattacgatcgctcgtcatttggatcaTACTCGAGATACcgttcactgtcatgctttcaaaatggctgtgtagataaaacaaggctaatacgcatgtgtggaactagttatggcagcaatttttgcagcaatagctgccgttaaacggcataacggcgaggtaggtgaatgaactttggcgttcccgcaatagcgggaattggtgggcgccctagagcgttcccgcaatagcgggaattggtggtgaaagggttaaggtCAAGACCTATCGAAAGACATATTACTTGCATACTTTAAATCGAAAAAACTTCTCAACATCTTGAcgataattacattaattaattaattaattaattaattaggaAACAAACTATTCTTTAGCTTACCTTGGAGTGGTTTGATGATTGAAAAGTTATGTTCACTCAAAATCGAGTGTCAATAactattgaacaaaaaatatcatgtatgcttactaatgtattgttttacatgttaattacactaattaacacTTATTTAGCATGCATATTTGTCTAACAAGGGAGGGGGTATTTAATGATGAGAGTAAGGGATTCAATTAGTCAAATACCTAATGATAGACATACAACTAACAGGGACGTTCAAAAATTGTATAGTTATTGTACCTTACAAGTAATCAGTGtccttaattaaagtaattaaaaatacacatattaagTCTATGGGAATGGTTGCACGATCGTACAGTGACTCCAAAGTAATTTCTCACCTTCAGACCTAcccatagacatgttacttgcataggttttttgaacaaatgatatctcatgaatattattttttcactaaTATTGTTAATTaggaaatgtcatttttggccatgttccaccacttagatttttctggacttttgatatgttattcagcataaaattctgagcaagatgtactaaaaattatttctgttgcaattatgtttggGTTTGGCCATTTTTTCCGCTAGCTAAGATTGACTGGACTATATCTGCAGATTTTGATCATAACATGTccaaaaaaaattggggaaagtaatagcagttttgaacgttttgactcttatttcgaacacagcagaaccagtgatgtagctagacatgtgttgttgtgacgGAGAATGACCAGAGtgcatactagtatttcatattttttgttctaaatggcatgtgcatggtataatgggCTTTAAAACCACTGCACcagtgataaaataaaaaattagttttattaaatttttggctatataaaattatataatttgattaTTAAATTCTAATAAAATGTCTTTAATAATCTCCCAGTGATGTCAAACTAGTCAAAAGATTCATGTTGATTTTATATTCAGTGTCTGCATATTATATtttgcacaagccaagttgaagacattcacacaaaaaatatggaatttataccgtGGTCTTCCTACATCATGCCAATTTTGTATTCAGTGTCTGCATATTATACtttgcacaagccaagttgaagacATTCTCACAAAAAATATGGAGTTTATACCGTGGTCTTCCTACATCAAGCCAATGTAGTCAAAATGCATGTCGACTGTATTCAGTGTCTGCATATTATACtttgcacaagccaagttgaagacattcacacaaaaaatatggaatttataccagGTCTTCCTACATCATGCCAATTTTGTATTCAGTGTCTGCATATTATACtttgcacaagccaagttgaagacattcacacacaaaatatggaatttataccgtGGTCTTCCGACATCATGCCAATGTAGTCAAAATTCATGTCAATTGTATTCAGTGTCTGCATATTATACTtcgcacaagccaagttgaagacattcacacaaaaaatatggaatttataccgtGGTCTTCCTACATCATGCCAATGTAGTCAAAATTCATGTCAATTGTATTCAGTGTCTGCATATTATACtttgcacaagccaagttgaagacattcaaacaaaaaatatggaatttataccgtGGTCTTCCTACATCATGACAAAGTCATTGGTTCTTCATTTGCtcaaaatcaaatgttcaaagtcaccactattttgttttcatttttcataaattatgcacgTAGAATTTTGCTTTCCTCAGctggaaattttgaaaataggTGAGAAAAATGGGTGATGGTGTTTCACTATTCATCTtttagtttgaaaaaaattaatttagtGCAAAATACTAAAcctttcatttgtttattattttgtacaggGTGAAGACGATGCTGACATTATTGATAAAGGATTCAGACTCACATTGGCTTCCCAGGGATCATCAGCGAAAGGAACGAGCCAATCTGAAATTTCGATCTTTTGACACACAGACTTGAAAAGTACTTTATTGTATGTAGATTGAGAGGTGGGCGccccagatttggcaaagtgaaaGCTACAATTCTTCATCATGGCTGCTGATTGTTTGGCTGTGCATGAAACTGAACAAATTGTTCAGAAGTGCTTAAATGAGCAATACAGTACATGAATATCAGGTGAGAACTAGACGTCACATGGAGACATGATTCAGTTAGTCTTAAGCATGCAACAAGTAGACAACAGGATGTATTTCAGTCAGTTATTTTACAATGCCATTCACAATAATGTTGTCAAACTTAGCATTCTAAAAATGATACGAAATGGTTATGTAGGAcgaataacatttatttatctactgtcaaaaatattttgatcttTCACCAAAGTATTACCCTCCGAAACATGATATGCAGTGGATTTTGAAGTGCGCCCCCAATGATGATTGTATTGTGTTCTTTTGTTTACTAGACTAACAGTGAGAGGTGTAACTTTACCAGGACACTAtgtctttgtatgtaaattttagcTCTCCCTGCATCTTCTTACAACATCCTCACTTAGTCTCCAGGGACCAGGGTAAAACAGGAATTAAGTACATCTTCTTCACAGTACACAATGATGTTCTAATGCTTATCAAATTGTAAAGCAGTGACTTTCATAGTAGCTTTAACCAGTCAGAATGTACTACTCCATTCCAAGGTGAAACTGGGATATCACTGAAGGTTCCTCATTTTACCCAAATGGTGACCAATTAAATTATTCTACATATCTCATCATAACAACTTAATGCAGTCAAGgatatttctgcctttagtacagttgtattgattactgttatgaAATTACTCTTAGAAAATAGGgttgacatttatatttgtacttggaATATATTGAACAAAGTCTAGTAAGAATTATAGTAGTCTTTATTTGGAGTGGTACATTATAATTGGTTAAAGCTACTATGAAAGTTaatttgtgtcatttattttgaaattgtttcaaaattatactcaataaataaatgttcTAATAAAGAATCATTTGTTGTGTAGCAAAAAAAAGTTAACacttacatttattttgaaattgtttcaaatttatagtcaataaaaaaatgttctaATAAAGATTTATTTGCAATTCTTTTTTCCAACTCGactccaactccaactccaactcctactcctactccaactccaactcctactcctactcctactccaactccaactccaactcctactcctactcctactcctactcctactcctactcctactcctactccaactccaactccaacaccaactccaactccaactccaactccaactccaactccaGTCCTACTTGCCAGTCTAGGAATTGAACTCAGGACTCTGTCTTGCCAGTCCACAATCTTACCCACTACTCTGTCGGGTCCCCCCCTTTTACACATgtgtttttatcacttttatctTTTACAATCACcaagtgaatgaaaaaaaatgtctataCCTTAACAGGAATTGAACCTGAAACTTTACAGGCTAAGGGTTTGAAGTCAAGAACCTTAACCACTGTGCCACATGTCGTGTGATGATATACATTACTTTAAACCCTACATATTTAAAGGATATtaattatatagaaatatatatgtgtgcattAGCACTTTACTCGATTTTTGCCGACAATCTGCCGAACACTGCATTGGTAGCTATTGCAAGTAAGACTTTCTGTAGTGTGGTATCTGCTTTAGTCACactgaaataaaacacaattttttcttatggaaaaaatgaaaatatttttttattgcttGGCAATGcaaagtaatttgaaaaaatagaGAGTACATAACTACTTGTCAAAATTAGCATGTGAAAAAGTCTTTGATACtgatcataaaaataaaatgggaGAGTTGAGAGCAAATAAGTATTACCCCCTCTGATAGAAAAATGATTGGACATTGcaagtgaaatattttcataccCTATTACATAGatatcaaatattgtatttcaatttgttttcaattctaGTGTGTCTCgcacaaaatattctattttctCAATATTGCAGAGAAGGCTATTAAGGAGCTGTGATGGACATTTTGTATCCATGGTTACAGACATTTTGTATCCATGGTTACAGAGACCCATAAGCATGTAGTTCATCACAGACaggtattttcaaaatttattatatacattcaaaaacaaaaaagaacatttacaaagaaagaaatatacatattactaACTTAATTTTTAGTCAcaatattaaagaaaataaatgtgaaaagtgTTTTCTTTTATATGGAAGGCAGTGTTTAGAATAAAGCACTTTGGTGGCAGTGTGGTGCGAGGTAAGTTCATCAGAagctaatgtatatgtatatgtattgtagctgtttttataaaatatgtacaCGAAGTAATTCAATATGAGTGAATTTACAGTACTTTTCAAACTGTCAACTAATGATTTAACTTATCAACGGAATAATGCAACAAAGGGAATGTAATGATTTATGACAGAGAAAACTTGTTTTATACAAGTAGGAAGACTTTGAGATGTTATATGGTGGTGTGTTTGTGTCGTTTTGTTTGGAAAACACTTGCAATCTTACAACATACTATCAGTACCAGGAAACTACAAACTAAATGATATCTAATTTTTCTACACTATGATAAATAATATGTTATTGGTGAGTTTTTTGGTGAATAAAGAAGTGGACAGTAATGACAGTATAATGATAGAAATGATattttaggccaaaaaaaagaaagaattgtttctggtcaggacattttgtgtaaagtggtgcaatgacaatatttttttataattctcaacaaacatgtcactcaatctactatttatgacaggtACTGTTCTTTTTAGTTGTATGTTTAATAAACTGAATTTGTCCTACCTGTGGATGATGGACTGGGATGATGCACCACATGACACATGAGTATAATTACGATGTATTTGGGAAGTAGTTCTTGCTGTGTTCACTAATGAAATTATGGCACAAAACACTACATACAAAAGTACAAATGCAACAAATAGTCACACTAATTTTAACACATCATAAAGTTCTcttatacatattaatatatggGTGCATTCAAGATACCTAACGTATGCAAAAGGCTAGCCAAATGACTTTTTGGTTGTATCTGAAACTGGTTGTCCCACGAAATACTAAAATGGTGGTGCATTAGAATCaaatttttttcttgtaatgcTAGAGATTTGGGCATTTTTGTTGACAAGGACGAGTCAGCTAATTGGAACATAACATTGCATTTTTGTCAGGACACGAGGAAGCCTCAAAAAGCTGTCTATTTACAACTAGATGAACTATTGTTtcctttgacctatgacctagcTTCAAATTTTGGGTCGACTCACACGATgtcaaataattaattttaccAGTATACATTTCTGCTTATATGGTTTTGTGGTGGTTGAAAGTAGACAATAATGTAGGTGAAGTTTCTCAATTAAATGGGTTGAAAAAATGACATGAGTACTTCACTAAAAGTTGCATTcactgatgaaatgaaatgattttatgCAGACATACCAGCCATATTGATTTTTGTATGGCGAATCATATCCTGAGTATGTACTTCACTGTTagcttacattttttttaaaacatgggAACCATTAGTTGTTTCATAGGAAATGCTATCTAATGGACTGCTAATTGTATGTATCTTGCACACACCCTTTATATTGCAAATCTAACTGTACTTACATGGAGCCTGAAGGAATGATATTACCAACGTTCAATTCTGCCTTTCTGATTAATGTTATTCCTATGGActtactagtatgtacacacacacactgagatTCATAACAAGTGTATTATTACATTTGCATTCATGTGATTTCATGTGAATGAAACACTCCCACACTCActtgcatacaggtatgtaatgtttGCGGTATTCCACTACAATGCAAAtaccaatacatgtagtagGAGTGAACACTATGGTAAGTTAATCACAGCGGCAATAATCGAGTACAAAAATGGCTGTTTTGTACTCACTTATTGCACACATATACAGATTAGGGTGGCTGTACTTGAATCTGTGTTTCTCATCACCTATATTTCTTCaatgatgccctctatggcaagatTAGGAAATATTGCGTTACTGATTTGTATCATGATGGCGACCACATGAGTGAATTGAGTTATAATTTATTGCTGTAATTGgggaaatttaataaaacaaaaggctcaaagtttccttctgactttaaatTACCATTTCTGAGTCATATGTTAAAGTGCAactgtgaaattaaaatattaccattatgtatattaatatatctgactgactgactgattgatacACAAACTGACTGGCCAACTACTGACTGACAGACCCATTATTTTTAAGGTATTACGATGAGAAACAAAGAATTATTTACAGGCACCCTAAGTAAGAACAAATTATCTACTTTGGATCTGGCTTTAAACCATCTTTTAAATGTTCATAGCTTTATGGTTTTTGTTTATGATTGTCATTATGTACTTTTCATCTTTCTGGAGAAAAATTGCCATCATTCTCTCTTAAATTGGAAGGGGGAATACTCCAAAACATTAGTATATTGAGGTTATGTTAGTGTCGTAAAAAAAACCTCACAGAATTTTACTTTTGTATGCATGCTTATCAAAATCATGCAGTCTGAAGTTTTTAGAAATTTAATTAATAGTCCTGTAATTTTATTAACTGGCAGTTTGTAGCATCattgatttgttttgtaatataGTAAATTTAGATTTAGTTAAGTTTCATAAAATGTCCTGGGATTGCATGAAACATACATTACACAATTTACAGGCAGTGTGTtgcattgttgttgtgtgttATAATGTACTATACTGGTAAGGGACAGTCTTGGAATGTCACCTAGGCTCAGGACATGAAATTCTTTGTTATGGGAAGGGGTTTGGTTCGTTTCAAtcgctgaacttcatttttgcacaaTCTATATTAACATTTCACTGTGGTTTCCATTTAGTATTAAATCAATAACTTGGACAAAGATCAATAAATATGGACAAAAATGACACAATAGAACATCCATCACAAATCCCAACATTGCACTTGTGGAGTTTGGTTAAGGTACACGGGGAAGAATCGTTCAACTGATTTCCAACAAAGCACGAAGTGTTTAGGACGAGATTGACTTTGaactttttattactttttattacgtgttttatttgcacatgtcaaagtgtgtgtttgtttgtcagcAATGTAATTGTATGGTAATTCTTCGAACTCTGACCTATCGATGATTGGTTTTCGTTTTTCGATCAGATTATTCGTTACGGAGTTCCACGATTTACCCTAGGACTTGAAAATGACAAGGTTTGAACTCAAAATGGatcatattcacatttttttacgtCAAATTAATGGAAATTCACTTATTTTCTATCAAACATCAGTAGaatttgttgttttgaataTGTCTAGGGCACAGTTCTGGGTGTGCGGCAAATATATTTACAGGCAAAGCTCTGcgaaattttcactaatttatttccaaaaatttgaccaaatttgatgtttttgtcCAGAATTTTGCTTCCACCAATCAATAATTGTTTCATACATCAATTCACTAGGTATTTTTAAGTCTATATTTGAAGTTTCATGAAAGGCAACtttctatgtgaatggccttTGAAGTCAACAATGTATGCTACAGATCTACGTGCCTCACGGGGCTAGTGATTCTTCCCCATCTACCTTAAGGGGGAGAGGGGTCTTGACctaaatgaaacaatttcacTTGCTGAGCTTATGTGACATTTTAAGAGTCCCTAAATCATTCATTTGAGTTTGTCACTGATCACTGATCACTGATCACTTTTGTAGGTTACCATGGCATCCACTTTGTGTATTGTTGTGGTAAATGATCTCAGTTTAACTTCTTGGGCCTGTGGTATGAGTTGGGCACCGGATTCTGTCCACTTTTCAGGTACATCGGCATCTTTGTCTGTGTAGATCAGCAAATCAAACACAGCTACAAGAAAAACAATCAAATTTGAATCACAATGATGAAATGATACAAGGGATTGATTTATAATCACAACCAAGTGACACGTCAGTTGCTCTTCAGGAAATATCAGTGTTTGTTATCTATAGCAACACAACATCATCGGTCAAAGGTCCGAATACGTAATCTTTGAGTGGAAGTTTTGTTTCCTTGCTCTGCAATCAGATTTTGTGTAACAATATGTAACAATGTTAATTCCAAACTCTGAGCATAAATAAATTACTGCATACAATTCAATGACATACTATACTTGTCAATTTGTCATATGACAGCAGGAGGGCATTGGCTACTACTGATATATCCATCCTCTCATATCGGTAGTATACAATGCCCTCCTGTGGTCACGGAATAATGATCACAGTATAACTTACTCGCTCCTTCCAAAAGTGGTAAAAATGTAACAGATGCTGTGATTTGTCTGATAACTGCCTTGATTCCTTTGTTGATTTCTTCCTCCACTACTTTTCTAGGTTTGCTGGAATGAGATGAATATATCGTATGAAGAATATGTAAATTCTATTTGTGAATGTGCTACTCATGTAACACATGAAATAACACATTGTTTTCAGACAGGCtgcagtgattggcttagattgtaTCACATGGTATGAAGCAGTGACTCaaagtgacctcaatttgcatgtTTGGAAAAACAATGTCATTCCTTCAGCCTTCTGAACAGAAGATGCAAGTTCAAGTGTCTTTCAAATTTGTCTTCTGAATGTGTATAGCACTTGATTTATCATTAATACAGAATTAACAAAACACATGTTGGGCAATGATAGTAATGATCATATTACATATAAACTTTGTGTTCTAAGCTTGGATCTGCTTCCACTTTCTTACACTACAGAAGGGAATTGATTGATGTCAAGTTTATTGTCAATAGtttgaattgtaaatatgatgtcaacgtagataattatatttcttttaGGTATAATGACATCCTAACAACGAAAGTACCTTATTTTAAAACTCATATTCTACTTTAAACAGAATTCATTCTATTTTGAACTctttgtcatttgatatttcacttgTCATTATAAACAAGCATTTGAAGAATTTAAATACTCAGATTGCAAATCATTACCATGAGCTACTCATGAACAAGTTTGATCATGAAAATCCCTGTACATGCAGGTGTCAGTccgtcattgtacaaaatgttgttGAATGTAATTTTATCTTTGTTTCCATTTATTGTGCACTATAACTGTAGTCTTTTTTTTCTATGTATATTTGATTTGGGTCCACATTTATAGGTGTTCATCACCTGTGTGGACTGCCtgacttttgtcaaagttaaataaataacaaaatgaaataaaaaacatgTTAACCTACATGATTACATTCCCATACACGTATGCATTCTAACGTACAGCTATTAAACagttagactctctcacagtcctggaagcttcgcataaatagctaaaacttgggttgttttgtatatatctactgcaatattgtactcatatactagtatccctgtatccctagccctgtactgtgcgccctcatcgatcacatagagCTAACAGTGGTAGGAGCTTCacctaacacatcaacaaaatgttagccctatgtgatcgatgagggcgcacagtacagggctagggatactgggatactagtatatgagtacaattatgcagtagaaatatacaaaacaacccaagttttagctatttatgcgaagcttccaggactgtgagagagttaTTAAACAGTATGCTACATAATACTTACCTATCCTCTGTCACTGATTTATCACATTCTGATTCAATATCAAACTGCCATCTTTCTAATACTTCATTGGTGTCTAAGTCAGTCACAACTAACACTAACTTCTGAATGGTCTTCTTTAATAACCACTCTGcaaacaaaattacaacaaatttgATTAGAGTTAGGGACTtctacaatgtcacacaagatCAATAAACAATGTTTgtctgttgggggggggggggtcttcaatggattgctgaacttcattttctcacttctaaccaaatttagaaaactttcacGTCTTCAACAATAACCAGttctgtatttaaactgagatgttgataagttgattacaatttactgctaatgtgatatacagtgctggtaCTATTTTATTGTGTTTACTATTTCTTATAACTTGGCCCCACTTTTCAGTTTCGTACCCACTAACAGGTGGAACGGGCGCTATGCATAAATTAACGACCACATGGAAACTGAAATTGACAAGACACTTTGAAAATCACAACATACGAGGGCCACTAACAGAAATATACAACACCAAACAATTCTAAACGAAAACTGGTAATTCTCTGTGCACTAGTGTGGAGCCACCCGGGGTTCTTTTTGTTTGGCCCCTCCTTCAAATGTCAATCAAGATGACGTTCCCACACCAGTACAAAGAAGTTTACCACAActaaaagtttacaaaattctGAGTGACCGCTCAGATACGGGAGGCCGACTACGCCAATTGTTGTAATCAAAGCCGAGGTGACGTTGTCTTACCTGAACTGACTATCgtctagtcttgctgctagacgttcgggctttctttcgatgctat from Glandiceps talaboti chromosome 22, keGlaTala1.1, whole genome shotgun sequence includes the following:
- the LOC144452439 gene encoding mitotic spindle assembly checkpoint protein MAD2A-like; this encodes MLAVPCEWLLKKTIQKLVLVVTDLDTNEVLERWQFDIESECDKSVTEDSKPRKVVEEEINKGIKAVIRQITASVTFLPLLEGATVFDLLIYTDKDADVPEKWTESGAQLIPQAQEVKLRSFTTTIHKVDAMVTYKSDQ